One Mus musculus strain C57BL/6J chromosome X, GRCm38.p6 C57BL/6J DNA window includes the following coding sequences:
- the Tfe3 gene encoding transcription factor E3 isoform a (isoform a is encoded by transcript variant 1) has product MSHAAEPARDAVEASAEGPRAVFLLLEERRPAESAQLLSLNSLLPESGIVADIELENILDPDSFYELKSQPLSLRSSLPISLQATPTTPATLSASSSAGGSRTPAMSSSSSRVLLRQQLMRAQAQEQERRERREQAAAAPFPSPAPASPAISVIGVSAGGHTLSRPPPAQVPREVLKVQTHLENPTRYHLQQARRQQVKQYLSTTLGPKLASQALTPPPGPSSAQPLPAPETAHATGPTGSAPNSPMALLTIGSSSEKEIDDVIDEIISLESSYNDEMLSYLPGGTAGLQLPSTLPVSGNLLDVYSSQGVATPAITVSNSCPAELPNIKREISETEAKALLKERQKKDNHNLIERRRRFNINDRIKELGTLIPKSNDPEMRWNKGTILKASVDYIRKLQKEQQRSKDLESRQRSLEQANRSLQLRIQELELQAQIHGLPVPPNPGLLSLTTSSVSDSLKPEQLDIEEEGRPSTTFHVSGGPAQNAPPQQPPAPPSDALLDLHFPSDHLGDLGDPFHLGLEDILMEEEGMVGGLSGGALSPLRAASDPLLSSVSPAVSKASSRRSSFSMEEES; this is encoded by the exons ATGTCTCATGCAGCCGAGCCAGCTCGGGACGCCGTAGAGGCCAGCGCGGAGGGCCCTCGAGCCGTGTTCCTGCTATTGGAAGAGCGCAGGCCAGCTGAGTCGGCCCAGCTGCTCAG cCTGAATTCTTTGCTTCCGGAATCCGGGATTGTTGCTGATATCGAGTTAGAAAACATCCTCGATCCTGACAGCTTCTACGAGCTCAAAAGCCAACCCCTATCCCTCCGCTCCAG CCTCCCAATATCACTGCAGGCCACACCGACCACCCCAGCTACACTCTCTGCGTCGTCTTCTGCAGGGGGCTCCCGGACCCCTGccatgtcatcttcttcatcacgGGTCTTGCTGCGTCAGCAGCTTATGAGGGCCCAGGCTCAGGAACAGGAGAGGCGTGAGCGGCGGGAACAGGCAGCGGCCGCTCCCTTCCCCAGCCCTGCGCCCGCCTCACCAGCCATCTCTGTGATTGGCGTGTCTGCTGGTGGCCACACACTGAGTCGTCCACCTCCTGCTCAGGTGCCCAGGGAGGTACTCAAG GTTCAGACCCACCTCGAGAACCCTACACGCTACCACCTGCAGCAAGCTCGCCGGCAGCAGGTCAAACAGTACTTGTCTACCACACTTGGGCCCAAGCTGGCTTCCCAGGCTCTCACCCCACCACCAGGGCCTTCCAGTGCCCAGCCACTTCCTGCCCCTGAAACTGCTCATGCCACCGGTCCTACAGGCAGTGCTCCTAACAGCCCCATGGCGCTGCTCACCATTGGGTCCAGCTCAGAAAAGGAG ATTGATGATGTCATTGATGAGATCATCAGCCTGGAGTCCAGTTACAACGATGAGATGCTCAGCTATCTTCCAGGAGGCACTGCAGGGCTGCAGCTCCCCAGCACG CTGCCGGTGTCTGGAAATCTACTTGATGTGTACAGCAGTCAGGGAGTGGCTACCCCAGCTATCACCGTCAGCAATTCCTGTCCAGCTGAGCTGCCTAACATCAAACGCGAGATCTCCG AAACCGAGGCAAAGGCCCTTTTGAAGGAGCGACAGAAGAAAGACAATCACAACCTAA TTGAACGACGCAGGCGATTCAACATTAACGATAGGATCAAAGAGCTGGGCACCCTCATCCCCAAGTCCAATGATCC GGAGATGCGCTGGAACAAGGGCACCATCCTGAAGGCATCTGTGGATTACATCCGCAAATTACAGAAGGAACAGCAACGCTCCAAAGACCTGGAGAGCCGGCAGCGGTCCCTGGAACAAGCCAACCGAAGCCTGCAGCTCCGGATTCAG GAGCTAGAACTGCAGGCCCAGATCCATGGTCTGCCAGTCCCTCCCAACCCAGGACTGCTCTCCCTAACCACGAGTTCGGTCTCTGACAGCCTCAAGCCAGAACAGCTGGACATTGAGGAGGAGGGCAGGCCTAGCACAACGTTCCATGTATCGGGAGGACCTGCCCAGAACGCTCCTCCACAACAGCCTCCAGCACCACCTTCGGATGCCCTTCTGGACCTACACTTTCCCAGCGACCACTTGGGAGACCTGGGGGACCCCTTCCACCTAGGGCTAGAGGACAttctgatggaggaggaggggatggtGGGAGGACTGTCAGGGGGTGCCCTGTCCCCACTGCGGGCTGCTTCTGACCCCCTGCTTTCTTCAGTATCCCCGGCTGTTTCCAAGGCCAGCAGCCGCCGTAGCAGCTTCAGCATGGAAGAGGAGTCCTGA
- the Tfe3 gene encoding transcription factor E3 isoform b (isoform b is encoded by transcript variant 2), producing the protein MSHAAEPARDAVEASAEGPRAVFLLLEERRPAESAQLLSLNSLLPESGIVADIELENILDPDSFYELKSQPLSLRSSLPISLQATPTTPATLSASSSAGGSRTPAMSSSSSRVLLRQQLMRAQAQEQERRERREQAAAAPFPSPAPASPAISVIGVSAGGHTLSRPPPAQVPREVLKVQTHLENPTRYHLQQARRQQVKQYLSTTLGPKLASQALTPPPGPSSAQPLPAPETAHATGPTGSAPNSPMALLTIGSSSEKELPVSGNLLDVYSSQGVATPAITVSNSCPAELPNIKREISETEAKALLKERQKKDNHNLIERRRRFNINDRIKELGTLIPKSNDPEMRWNKGTILKASVDYIRKLQKEQQRSKDLESRQRSLEQANRSLQLRIQELELQAQIHGLPVPPNPGLLSLTTSSVSDSLKPEQLDIEEEGRPSTTFHVSGGPAQNAPPQQPPAPPSDALLDLHFPSDHLGDLGDPFHLGLEDILMEEEGMVGGLSGGALSPLRAASDPLLSSVSPAVSKASSRRSSFSMEEES; encoded by the exons ATGTCTCATGCAGCCGAGCCAGCTCGGGACGCCGTAGAGGCCAGCGCGGAGGGCCCTCGAGCCGTGTTCCTGCTATTGGAAGAGCGCAGGCCAGCTGAGTCGGCCCAGCTGCTCAG cCTGAATTCTTTGCTTCCGGAATCCGGGATTGTTGCTGATATCGAGTTAGAAAACATCCTCGATCCTGACAGCTTCTACGAGCTCAAAAGCCAACCCCTATCCCTCCGCTCCAG CCTCCCAATATCACTGCAGGCCACACCGACCACCCCAGCTACACTCTCTGCGTCGTCTTCTGCAGGGGGCTCCCGGACCCCTGccatgtcatcttcttcatcacgGGTCTTGCTGCGTCAGCAGCTTATGAGGGCCCAGGCTCAGGAACAGGAGAGGCGTGAGCGGCGGGAACAGGCAGCGGCCGCTCCCTTCCCCAGCCCTGCGCCCGCCTCACCAGCCATCTCTGTGATTGGCGTGTCTGCTGGTGGCCACACACTGAGTCGTCCACCTCCTGCTCAGGTGCCCAGGGAGGTACTCAAG GTTCAGACCCACCTCGAGAACCCTACACGCTACCACCTGCAGCAAGCTCGCCGGCAGCAGGTCAAACAGTACTTGTCTACCACACTTGGGCCCAAGCTGGCTTCCCAGGCTCTCACCCCACCACCAGGGCCTTCCAGTGCCCAGCCACTTCCTGCCCCTGAAACTGCTCATGCCACCGGTCCTACAGGCAGTGCTCCTAACAGCCCCATGGCGCTGCTCACCATTGGGTCCAGCTCAGAAAAGGAG CTGCCGGTGTCTGGAAATCTACTTGATGTGTACAGCAGTCAGGGAGTGGCTACCCCAGCTATCACCGTCAGCAATTCCTGTCCAGCTGAGCTGCCTAACATCAAACGCGAGATCTCCG AAACCGAGGCAAAGGCCCTTTTGAAGGAGCGACAGAAGAAAGACAATCACAACCTAA TTGAACGACGCAGGCGATTCAACATTAACGATAGGATCAAAGAGCTGGGCACCCTCATCCCCAAGTCCAATGATCC GGAGATGCGCTGGAACAAGGGCACCATCCTGAAGGCATCTGTGGATTACATCCGCAAATTACAGAAGGAACAGCAACGCTCCAAAGACCTGGAGAGCCGGCAGCGGTCCCTGGAACAAGCCAACCGAAGCCTGCAGCTCCGGATTCAG GAGCTAGAACTGCAGGCCCAGATCCATGGTCTGCCAGTCCCTCCCAACCCAGGACTGCTCTCCCTAACCACGAGTTCGGTCTCTGACAGCCTCAAGCCAGAACAGCTGGACATTGAGGAGGAGGGCAGGCCTAGCACAACGTTCCATGTATCGGGAGGACCTGCCCAGAACGCTCCTCCACAACAGCCTCCAGCACCACCTTCGGATGCCCTTCTGGACCTACACTTTCCCAGCGACCACTTGGGAGACCTGGGGGACCCCTTCCACCTAGGGCTAGAGGACAttctgatggaggaggaggggatggtGGGAGGACTGTCAGGGGGTGCCCTGTCCCCACTGCGGGCTGCTTCTGACCCCCTGCTTTCTTCAGTATCCCCGGCTGTTTCCAAGGCCAGCAGCCGCCGTAGCAGCTTCAGCATGGAAGAGGAGTCCTGA
- the Tfe3 gene encoding transcription factor E3 isoform d (isoform d is encoded by transcript variant 6), translated as MSSSSSRVLLRQQLMRAQAQEQERRERREQAAAAPFPSPAPASPAISVIGVSAGGHTLSRPPPAQVPREVLKVQTHLENPTRYHLQQARRQQVKQYLSTTLGPKLASQALTPPPGPSSAQPLPAPETAHATGPTGSAPNSPMALLTIGSSSEKELPVSGNLLDVYSSQGVATPAITVSNSCPAELPNIKREISETEAKALLKERQKKDNHNLIERRRRFNINDRIKELGTLIPKSNDPEMRWNKGTILKASVDYIRKLQKEQQRSKDLESRQRSLEQANRSLQLRIQELELQAQIHGLPVPPNPGLLSLTTSSVSDSLKPEQLDIEEEGRPSTTFHVSGGPAQNAPPQQPPAPPSDALLDLHFPSDHLGDLGDPFHLGLEDILMEEEGMVGGLSGGALSPLRAASDPLLSSVSPAVSKASSRRSSFSMEEES; from the exons atgtcatcttcttcatcacgGGTCTTGCTGCGTCAGCAGCTTATGAGGGCCCAGGCTCAGGAACAGGAGAGGCGTGAGCGGCGGGAACAGGCAGCGGCCGCTCCCTTCCCCAGCCCTGCGCCCGCCTCACCAGCCATCTCTGTGATTGGCGTGTCTGCTGGTGGCCACACACTGAGTCGTCCACCTCCTGCTCAGGTGCCCAGGGAGGTACTCAAG GTTCAGACCCACCTCGAGAACCCTACACGCTACCACCTGCAGCAAGCTCGCCGGCAGCAGGTCAAACAGTACTTGTCTACCACACTTGGGCCCAAGCTGGCTTCCCAGGCTCTCACCCCACCACCAGGGCCTTCCAGTGCCCAGCCACTTCCTGCCCCTGAAACTGCTCATGCCACCGGTCCTACAGGCAGTGCTCCTAACAGCCCCATGGCGCTGCTCACCATTGGGTCCAGCTCAGAAAAGGAG CTGCCGGTGTCTGGAAATCTACTTGATGTGTACAGCAGTCAGGGAGTGGCTACCCCAGCTATCACCGTCAGCAATTCCTGTCCAGCTGAGCTGCCTAACATCAAACGCGAGATCTCCG AAACCGAGGCAAAGGCCCTTTTGAAGGAGCGACAGAAGAAAGACAATCACAACCTAA TTGAACGACGCAGGCGATTCAACATTAACGATAGGATCAAAGAGCTGGGCACCCTCATCCCCAAGTCCAATGATCC GGAGATGCGCTGGAACAAGGGCACCATCCTGAAGGCATCTGTGGATTACATCCGCAAATTACAGAAGGAACAGCAACGCTCCAAAGACCTGGAGAGCCGGCAGCGGTCCCTGGAACAAGCCAACCGAAGCCTGCAGCTCCGGATTCAG GAGCTAGAACTGCAGGCCCAGATCCATGGTCTGCCAGTCCCTCCCAACCCAGGACTGCTCTCCCTAACCACGAGTTCGGTCTCTGACAGCCTCAAGCCAGAACAGCTGGACATTGAGGAGGAGGGCAGGCCTAGCACAACGTTCCATGTATCGGGAGGACCTGCCCAGAACGCTCCTCCACAACAGCCTCCAGCACCACCTTCGGATGCCCTTCTGGACCTACACTTTCCCAGCGACCACTTGGGAGACCTGGGGGACCCCTTCCACCTAGGGCTAGAGGACAttctgatggaggaggaggggatggtGGGAGGACTGTCAGGGGGTGCCCTGTCCCCACTGCGGGCTGCTTCTGACCCCCTGCTTTCTTCAGTATCCCCGGCTGTTTCCAAGGCCAGCAGCCGCCGTAGCAGCTTCAGCATGGAAGAGGAGTCCTGA
- the Tfe3 gene encoding transcription factor E3 isoform c (isoform c is encoded by transcript variant 4), giving the protein MSSSSSRVLLRQQLMRAQAQEQERRERREQAAAAPFPSPAPASPAISVIGVSAGGHTLSRPPPAQVPREVLKVQTHLENPTRYHLQQARRQQVKQYLSTTLGPKLASQALTPPPGPSSAQPLPAPETAHATGPTGSAPNSPMALLTIGSSSEKEIDDVIDEIISLESSYNDEMLSYLPGGTAGLQLPSTLPVSGNLLDVYSSQGVATPAITVSNSCPAELPNIKREISETEAKALLKERQKKDNHNLIERRRRFNINDRIKELGTLIPKSNDPEMRWNKGTILKASVDYIRKLQKEQQRSKDLESRQRSLEQANRSLQLRIQELELQAQIHGLPVPPNPGLLSLTTSSVSDSLKPEQLDIEEEGRPSTTFHVSGGPAQNAPPQQPPAPPSDALLDLHFPSDHLGDLGDPFHLGLEDILMEEEGMVGGLSGGALSPLRAASDPLLSSVSPAVSKASSRRSSFSMEEES; this is encoded by the exons atgtcatcttcttcatcacgGGTCTTGCTGCGTCAGCAGCTTATGAGGGCCCAGGCTCAGGAACAGGAGAGGCGTGAGCGGCGGGAACAGGCAGCGGCCGCTCCCTTCCCCAGCCCTGCGCCCGCCTCACCAGCCATCTCTGTGATTGGCGTGTCTGCTGGTGGCCACACACTGAGTCGTCCACCTCCTGCTCAGGTGCCCAGGGAGGTACTCAAG GTTCAGACCCACCTCGAGAACCCTACACGCTACCACCTGCAGCAAGCTCGCCGGCAGCAGGTCAAACAGTACTTGTCTACCACACTTGGGCCCAAGCTGGCTTCCCAGGCTCTCACCCCACCACCAGGGCCTTCCAGTGCCCAGCCACTTCCTGCCCCTGAAACTGCTCATGCCACCGGTCCTACAGGCAGTGCTCCTAACAGCCCCATGGCGCTGCTCACCATTGGGTCCAGCTCAGAAAAGGAG ATTGATGATGTCATTGATGAGATCATCAGCCTGGAGTCCAGTTACAACGATGAGATGCTCAGCTATCTTCCAGGAGGCACTGCAGGGCTGCAGCTCCCCAGCACG CTGCCGGTGTCTGGAAATCTACTTGATGTGTACAGCAGTCAGGGAGTGGCTACCCCAGCTATCACCGTCAGCAATTCCTGTCCAGCTGAGCTGCCTAACATCAAACGCGAGATCTCCG AAACCGAGGCAAAGGCCCTTTTGAAGGAGCGACAGAAGAAAGACAATCACAACCTAA TTGAACGACGCAGGCGATTCAACATTAACGATAGGATCAAAGAGCTGGGCACCCTCATCCCCAAGTCCAATGATCC GGAGATGCGCTGGAACAAGGGCACCATCCTGAAGGCATCTGTGGATTACATCCGCAAATTACAGAAGGAACAGCAACGCTCCAAAGACCTGGAGAGCCGGCAGCGGTCCCTGGAACAAGCCAACCGAAGCCTGCAGCTCCGGATTCAG GAGCTAGAACTGCAGGCCCAGATCCATGGTCTGCCAGTCCCTCCCAACCCAGGACTGCTCTCCCTAACCACGAGTTCGGTCTCTGACAGCCTCAAGCCAGAACAGCTGGACATTGAGGAGGAGGGCAGGCCTAGCACAACGTTCCATGTATCGGGAGGACCTGCCCAGAACGCTCCTCCACAACAGCCTCCAGCACCACCTTCGGATGCCCTTCTGGACCTACACTTTCCCAGCGACCACTTGGGAGACCTGGGGGACCCCTTCCACCTAGGGCTAGAGGACAttctgatggaggaggaggggatggtGGGAGGACTGTCAGGGGGTGCCCTGTCCCCACTGCGGGCTGCTTCTGACCCCCTGCTTTCTTCAGTATCCCCGGCTGTTTCCAAGGCCAGCAGCCGCCGTAGCAGCTTCAGCATGGAAGAGGAGTCCTGA